DNA from Agarivorans sp. Alg241-V36:
TGCAGGGCTCTAGGCTTCTACGTCTAACTCTTTGAGCTTACGGGTAAGCGTATTGCGTCCCCAACCTAACAATCTTGCGGCTTCTTGTTTGTGGCCGTGGGTATGCTCTAGCGCGGTAGTGAGCATGATGCGCTCAAAGTCAGGCATGGCTTCGCCAAGTATGTCGATTTGTCCAGAGACTAACTGCTGAGAAACCCAGCTCTTAAGCAGCGAACGCCAGTTTGCATCGGCAGTTTCGCCGGTTTCTGTTACTACTGGTTGGCTTAACTCTGGCGGAAGATCTGCCGGTAGCACTTCTTGACCACTGGCCATTACCGTTAACCAACGACAAACGTTTTCTAACTGCCTCACGTTGCCTGGCCAAGCCAATTGCATCATGAATCGCTGGGTATCTTTGTGCAGTAATTTGCTCTCTACGTTTAACTCTTTGGCGGCTATCTCTAAGAAATGCTTAGCTAAAGCCGGAATGTCTTCTCGGCGTTCACATAAAGAGGGTAGGTGGATGCGAATTACGTTTAGGCGGTGGAATAAATCTTCACGGAAGTCGCCTTCGGCTACTTTTTTCTCGAGGTTTTGGTGAGTTGCGGCAATGATTCGCACGTCAACCTGCACGGGAGAATGACCACCTACGCGATAAAACTGACCGTCGGCTAATACTCTTAACAAGCGAGTTTGAATATCCAGTGGCATATCACCAATTTCATCCAAAAACAGGGTGCCACCATTAGCTTGTTCAAAGCGGCCGTGGCGGATGTTATTGGCGCCGGTAAATGCACCTTTCTCGTGACCAAATAGCTCCGATTCAATTAAATCTTTTGGAATCGCTGCCATGTTTAAGGCAATAAAGCTGCCGCTGGCGCGAGGGCTGTGTTTATGCAGAGCGTGGGCGACTAACTCTTTACCGGTACCAGATTGGCCATTAATGAGTACCGAAATGCTTGAGCGAGATAAGCGGCCAATGGCGCGAAACACTTCCTGCATGGCAGGGGCTTCACCAATAATTTCTGGTGCCGGAGAGCTAGGTTTGTTGTTTGCTTTATTGCCTTTCTGTTCACGAGAAACAGTGACTGCACGCTCGGTTAAGGCAACCGCTTCATCAATGTCGAAGGGCTTAGGCAAATATTCAAAGGCACCGCGCTGGTAGGCGTTTACTGCACTATCTAAGTCTGAGTGGGCGGTCATAATAATAACCGGCATCTCTGGAAAGTGGCTTTGGATCTTCTCTAATAAACTCAAACCGTCCATGCCGGGCATGCGAATGTCTGAGATCACTACGTCGGGTTGCTCATAATCAAGCTGCTGTAGCATCATTTCGCCATCGGCAAAACTCAAGCAATCGTAACCTGCAGTTTTTAACGCTTTTTCTAACACCCACCGAATGGAGCTGTCGTCATCAACGACCCATATTGTTGCTGCCATGTTAGTACTTCCTTAACGTCTGAGAGGAAGGTGAATGGTAAATTCGGTATGACCTGGCCAACTGGCACATTCAATCTTCCCTTTATGCTGATTTATTAAATTTTGTGCAATAGACAAACCTAAACCGGTTCCGCCTTCTCGGCCTGTTACCATAGGGTAGAACAGGGTATCGAGTAGCTCGGTAGGTATGCCTGGCCCGTTGTCGATAATTCTTATTTCTGCGGCGAGCTTAAAACGCTGGCCGGCGATAGTGGCTTGATGTGCAGTACGGGTAACGATGTTGATGTTACCGCCGTTTTGGCCAAGTGCTTGTACTGCATTTTGCACGATGTTGAGAAATGCCTGTAGCAGCTGCTCATGATCCATTTCAAAATCAGGAATGCTTGGGTCGTAGTCGCGCTCAACACTAATACCCACGGGTAAATCAAGCTTAACCAGCTGCCTTACTTTCTCGAGCACTGAATGAACATTGTGCAGTTCATGTAAACCTGGTCGCTGCGGGCCAAGTAATCGATCAACCAGTTTTCTTAAACGGTCGGCTTGCTCGATAATAATGCCGGTGAATTCTTTTAACTCTGGATTTACCAACTCTTTTTCAAGTAGTTGGGCTGCGCCTCGTAAGCCGCCAAGTGGGTTTTTAATTTCGTGGGCTAAGCCGCGAACCAGTTCTTTGGCTGCCTGTTGTTGAGCATGTTGATAAAGCTCTTGGGATATTTTCTTTTGCTGGCCAATGGCGCGCATTTCTAGCATCAGCAAATTTCTGTTCTGATTGTTGATACTTGTGGCTGATAGCTCTACCAAGGCGTGGTGACTATCAAAAACCAAGGTGACTTCATTGTCGGTGAAGCTTTGCCCCGAGCCACATACGGCATCGAGTTTACCGAGATCCAGTGAGCTATGTTTAACTTGAGTGGCTAGCGGCTCATCAATAAGCCGCTTAGCACTTTGGCCGAGTAGTTGTTCTGCAGAGGCATTTACGTATTGAATCTTTAGTTCTGCATCAAGCAGCACAATGGCGGTAACTTGATTTTCCAATACTAAGCGCTCTAGCCCAGAAATATCTAACACTACTCTCTCCTGAATGATGCGCACCAAGTTGGTGCTCTTGCACTGAGTTTAAGCTCAAAAAGCAGAGAGTGACAAATTAGCCTCCCCCTGCTGCGGCCGCTCCGGCGCCAAATGCGTTAGCGCGGTGCAAGAATACGGTTATGGGCTTAGACGATGCAATTTCCTTGCCTGAATCATCAACTAGCTGCACCTGAATTGTATGGGCGCCGCGATCAATGTTGGTGAGCTGGAAGCTACCCATTTTAGTGATTTGCCCTTGTGGTACACCATCAAGCACCAACTTGTAGCCCATGCTGTTTAGGGGCACCGGTGTAGAGCTAGCACTGATTGATATTTTACCTTCGTTGTCACGAATGGTTTGCTCGTGGCTTGGGCTGGTAATATTAACTTGATACTGAATGGGTTTTTGTTTCTTCTTCAGTGGCGTGCGCGGTGTAACAATTGGGCCGTCGGTGGCTGGTGGTGCCACATCAACTTTTAGTTCTGTTGCGCCAACTTGGGGACGGTCAGAGAAATGGGTAATACCATTTTCATCCACCCATTGGTAAATTTTGTCAGCCGCTTGAACGCCAAAGACTGCGCCGCTGATTAATAAAGCTATAGCAAACCATTTGCTCATTGATAATTCCTCCATTCAATTTGCTAAAGGTGGGCAAAAACGTATTGAAAAGCAATAAAAAAACCCGCTTTAAAGCGGGTTTTTTAAGCCGTGTAACGTTTTGTTTATACGCTGTAGTACAATTCAAACTCAACTGGGTGAGTTGTCATGTTGATGCGCTCAACGTCAGCAGATTTCAATGCGATGTAAGAATCGATGTAATCGTTGCTGAACACGCCGCCAGCGGTTAAGAAATCGCGGTCTGCGTCTAGGCAAGCTAGTGCATTTTCAAGTGAAGTTGCCACTTGCGGGATTTCAGCTGCTTCTTCTGCAGGTAGGTCGTACAAATCCTTGTCCATAGCATCGCCAGGGTGGATTTTGTTTTTGATCCCGTCAAGGCCAGCCATCAACATTGCAGAGAATGCTAGGTATGGGTTAGCTGTTGGGTCAGGGAAACGTACTTCAATACGACGCGCTTTAGGCGATGGTACTACTGGAATACGGATAGAAGCTGAACGGTTACGTGCTGAGTAAGCAAGCATAACAGGTGCTTCGAAGCCAGGTACTAAACGCTTGTAAGAGTTAGTAGAAGCGTTAGCAAAAGCGTTAATTGCTTTTGCGTGCTTGATGATACCGCCAATGTAGAACAATGCAGTTTCAGATAGGCCGCCGTATAGGTCGCCAGCAAATAAGTTTTCGCCGTCTTTCCAAATTGATTGGTGAACGTGCATACCGCTACCGTTATCACCAACAACTGGCTTAGGCATAAAGGTTGCTGTTTTACCGTAAGCGTGAGCTACGTTGTGAACAACATACTTAAGAACCTGAGTTTCATCAGCTTTTTCAACGATAGAGTTGAATAAAGTTGCGATTTCGTTCTGACCAGCAGTTGCTACTTCGTGGTGGTGAGCTTCAACAGTTTGACCCATTTCTTCAAGAACTAGACACATTGCTGAACGTAGGTCTTGTGAAGAATCAACTGGAGCTACTGGGAAGTAACCGCCTTTAACGCCAGGACGGTGACCAGTGTTACCGTCTTCGAAGTGCTTGTCTGAGTTCCAAGATGCTTCATCAGCATCAATTTTGTACATAGAACCTGACATGTCAGTTTTGTATTTAACATCGTCAAACAAGAAGAACTCTGGCTCTGGACCGAAGTATGCTGCATCAGCAATACCAGTAGAGCGCATGTACTCTTCAGCGCGCTTAGCTACAGAGCGTGGGTCACGGTCGTAACCTTGCATTGTAGAAGGCTCAAGAATGTCACAACGAATGTTTAGAGTAACTTCTTCAGTGAATGGGTCTAATACAGCTGTTGCTGCGTCAGGCATCAATACCATGTCTGATTCGTTAATGCCTTTCCAACCTGAGATTGAAGAGCCATCAAACATTTTACCGTCTGAGAAGAAATCTTCGTCAACTTGGTGAGATGGAATAGATACGTGTTGCTCTTTACCTTTAGTATCGGTAAAGCGTAGGTCAACAAATTTAACTTCTTGCTCTTTAAGCAAAGCTAAAACTTCTGCAGACATGTTTTTAACCTCCGGTGTCATCAAAATTGATGGTTCAATCGATTTAATAGTTATTTATACGAATAATCGTGGTTGTGTTGCATAAAGCTAAAACTGTGCCAACACATAAAGTGCTGATTTACATGGCTAAAAATTGATAAGGCATCAATTTAGTGCAGAGCTTTGCACTTTGTTGGTGCTATTCTTGTCCATTTTGGTGCAGTGAGTTTTTGGCCCTAGCTATCATACCCTAATTGGGTAGCTGAAAAACCGTGATCAACTTAAAACTATGAGAATTTGCCGTTTATATGTACAATGGCGCACTTTTTACTTTTACCTCACAATAAAAAGGGCTGAAAGCCGTGCTAGATAAGTTAAGAAACATCGCCATTATTGCTCACGTAGACCACGGGAAGACTACCCTGGTAGACAAACTATTGCAGCAATCTGGAACCCTACAAACGCGTGGTGATGCTGAAGAGCGGGTAATGGACTCGAACGATCTTGAAAAAGAACGTGGTATTACCATCTTGGCAAAAAACACGGCGATTGAGTGGAACGATTACCACATCAACATCGTAGACACCCCTGGACACGCAGACTTCGGTGGTGAGGTAGAACGTGTTTTGTCTATGGTTGATTCAGTATTGTTGTTGGTAGACGCCCAAGAAGGCCCAATGCCACAAACTCGTTTTGTTACTCAGAAAGCATTTGCTCAAGGTTTAAAACCTATTCTGGTAATTAACAAAATCGATAAGCCAGGCGCACGTCCTGATTGGGTAATGGACCAAGTATTCGATTTGTTCGATAACTTAGGTGCTACCGATGACCAGTTAGACTTCCAAGTTGTTTACGCATCAGCGCTAAACGGCTGGGCTAGCTCAGAAGAAGGTGTTGAGACAGATAACATGGAACCTCTGTTCCAAGCTATCGTTGATAATGTTGCACCACCAGAAGCTAAGCCAGGCGAAGGTTTGCAAATGCAAATCTCACAACTTGACTACAACTCTTATGTAGGTGTTATCGGAATTGGTCGCGTATCACGCGGTTCAATCAAAACTAATCAACAAATCACTGTTATCGGTGCCGATGGTAAAACCCGTAACGGTAAAGTAGGCCAAGTATTGGGCTACTTAGGCCTTGATCGTCACGAAGTGAAAGAAGCCAATGCTGGTGACATCATCGCTATTACTGGCTTAGGTGAGTTGAAAATTTCTGATACGATTTGTGATCAGAGTAACGTAGAAGCGCTACCGGCACTTTCTGTAGACGAACCTACCGTAACTATGACTTTCCAAGTAAACACCTCTCCGTTTGCTGGTAAAGAAGGTAAATACGTTACTTCACGAAATATTCTTGAGCGTTTACAACAAGAGTTGGTACACAACGTAGCCTTGCGTGTAGAAGAAACTGAAGATCCAGATAAGTTCCGTGTATCTGGTCGTGGTGAGCTGCACTTAGGTATCTTGATTGAAAACATGCGTCGTGAAGGTTTCGAGCTGGCGGTATCTCGCCCAGAAGTAATTCTACGCACCGTAGACGGCAACCTAGAAGAACCATACGAAGTAGTCACTATTGATGTTGAAGAAGAGCATCAAGGTAGCATTATGGAGCAGCTTGGCTTACGTAAAGGTGAGTTAACTGATATGTCTCCTGATGGTAAAGGCCGTATTCGTATGGACTTTATGATTCCTTCTCGTGGCTTGATTGGCTTCCAAACGGAATTCATGACCTTAACCTCAGGTTCAGGTTTGCTCTACCATACTTTTGATCACTATGGTCCGCATAAAGGTGGTGTAATTGGTCAGCGCCAAAATGGTGTATTGATTTCTAACGCTACAGGTAAAGCACTGACTTACGCTTTGTTTAATCTTCAAGAGCGTGGTCGTTTGTTTACTCAGCATGCTGATGAAGTATATGAAGGTCAGGTAGTGGGTATTCACACTCGCGATAACGACCTTACCGTTAACTGTTTGAAAGGTAAGCAGCTAACTAACGTACGTGCATCAGGTACTGATGAAGCGCAGGTACTGTCACCA
Protein-coding regions in this window:
- the typA gene encoding translational GTPase TypA, whose product is MLDKLRNIAIIAHVDHGKTTLVDKLLQQSGTLQTRGDAEERVMDSNDLEKERGITILAKNTAIEWNDYHINIVDTPGHADFGGEVERVLSMVDSVLLLVDAQEGPMPQTRFVTQKAFAQGLKPILVINKIDKPGARPDWVMDQVFDLFDNLGATDDQLDFQVVYASALNGWASSEEGVETDNMEPLFQAIVDNVAPPEAKPGEGLQMQISQLDYNSYVGVIGIGRVSRGSIKTNQQITVIGADGKTRNGKVGQVLGYLGLDRHEVKEANAGDIIAITGLGELKISDTICDQSNVEALPALSVDEPTVTMTFQVNTSPFAGKEGKYVTSRNILERLQQELVHNVALRVEETEDPDKFRVSGRGELHLGILIENMRREGFELAVSRPEVILRTVDGNLEEPYEVVTIDVEEEHQGSIMEQLGLRKGELTDMSPDGKGRIRMDFMIPSRGLIGFQTEFMTLTSGSGLLYHTFDHYGPHKGGVIGQRQNGVLISNATGKALTYALFNLQERGRLFTQHADEVYEGQVVGIHTRDNDLTVNCLKGKQLTNVRASGTDEAQVLSPPIVMTLEQALEFIDDDELVEVTPENIRIRKRHLTENERKRAGRPPKS
- the glnA gene encoding glutamate--ammonia ligase, yielding MSAEVLALLKEQEVKFVDLRFTDTKGKEQHVSIPSHQVDEDFFSDGKMFDGSSISGWKGINESDMVLMPDAATAVLDPFTEEVTLNIRCDILEPSTMQGYDRDPRSVAKRAEEYMRSTGIADAAYFGPEPEFFLFDDVKYKTDMSGSMYKIDADEASWNSDKHFEDGNTGHRPGVKGGYFPVAPVDSSQDLRSAMCLVLEEMGQTVEAHHHEVATAGQNEIATLFNSIVEKADETQVLKYVVHNVAHAYGKTATFMPKPVVGDNGSGMHVHQSIWKDGENLFAGDLYGGLSETALFYIGGIIKHAKAINAFANASTNSYKRLVPGFEAPVMLAYSARNRSASIRIPVVPSPKARRIEVRFPDPTANPYLAFSAMLMAGLDGIKNKIHPGDAMDKDLYDLPAEEAAEIPQVATSLENALACLDADRDFLTAGGVFSNDYIDSYIALKSADVERINMTTHPVEFELYYSV
- the glnL gene encoding nitrogen regulation protein NR(II), producing MLDISGLERLVLENQVTAIVLLDAELKIQYVNASAEQLLGQSAKRLIDEPLATQVKHSSLDLGKLDAVCGSGQSFTDNEVTLVFDSHHALVELSATSINNQNRNLLMLEMRAIGQQKKISQELYQHAQQQAAKELVRGLAHEIKNPLGGLRGAAQLLEKELVNPELKEFTGIIIEQADRLRKLVDRLLGPQRPGLHELHNVHSVLEKVRQLVKLDLPVGISVERDYDPSIPDFEMDHEQLLQAFLNIVQNAVQALGQNGGNINIVTRTAHQATIAGQRFKLAAEIRIIDNGPGIPTELLDTLFYPMVTGREGGTGLGLSIAQNLINQHKGKIECASWPGHTEFTIHLPLRR
- a CDS encoding DUF4124 domain-containing protein; this translates as MSKWFAIALLISGAVFGVQAADKIYQWVDENGITHFSDRPQVGATELKVDVAPPATDGPIVTPRTPLKKKQKPIQYQVNITSPSHEQTIRDNEGKISISASSTPVPLNSMGYKLVLDGVPQGQITKMGSFQLTNIDRGAHTIQVQLVDDSGKEIASSKPITVFLHRANAFGAGAAAAGGG
- the glnG gene encoding nitrogen regulation protein NR(I); amino-acid sequence: MAATIWVVDDDSSIRWVLEKALKTAGYDCLSFADGEMMLQQLDYEQPDVVISDIRMPGMDGLSLLEKIQSHFPEMPVIIMTAHSDLDSAVNAYQRGAFEYLPKPFDIDEAVALTERAVTVSREQKGNKANNKPSSPAPEIIGEAPAMQEVFRAIGRLSRSSISVLINGQSGTGKELVAHALHKHSPRASGSFIALNMAAIPKDLIESELFGHEKGAFTGANNIRHGRFEQANGGTLFLDEIGDMPLDIQTRLLRVLADGQFYRVGGHSPVQVDVRIIAATHQNLEKKVAEGDFREDLFHRLNVIRIHLPSLCERREDIPALAKHFLEIAAKELNVESKLLHKDTQRFMMQLAWPGNVRQLENVCRWLTVMASGQEVLPADLPPELSQPVVTETGETADANWRSLLKSWVSQQLVSGQIDILGEAMPDFERIMLTTALEHTHGHKQEAARLLGWGRNTLTRKLKELDVEA